A portion of the Thalassotalea sp. LPB0316 genome contains these proteins:
- a CDS encoding sensor domain-containing diguanylate cyclase, with amino-acid sequence MKLINRFDHYITAVFFVTIFAIVATSYFTFKTVISTYNKQQQDATIPLFSWINSEVISPLTLSTYMAQDPLLIDLIEQDELDEAKLNKFLEVSSQAGKLRAFIALEKHNIMMNSEGLRINFQHQDAEWYQRIKKIDQNFTADIGDSENPTLYYDVKIFNEQGLFCGFTGVGVDLDIFAEKLTEFKNQFGFEVYFVDEESNITLSTNSLMKTESHHRRDELINIASMPWYKRYEKSMVEKENEFDYSSGDNIYTVTHLDIEELRWKVFVVAPSATGQKTFWLLLMSRFGIFVLVALILYFVFFSLLELFKKDVVADANLDNLTGLPNRSYVQWKFKNLLSEYSELAVVVTDIDHFKAINDTHGHIVGDKILKRVAKLLSTDLRTKDIAARWGGEEFVLIFPETSLQQAADICQRLRACVESTEFYGKDNQQPIRVTMSFGVSVEKTENLQFKHFIENADKAVYQAKANGRNRVEISE; translated from the coding sequence ATGAAGCTAATTAATAGGTTTGATCACTATATTACTGCAGTTTTCTTCGTCACTATTTTTGCCATAGTAGCGACGTCTTACTTTACCTTTAAAACGGTCATTTCAACCTATAACAAACAGCAACAAGATGCGACTATTCCCTTATTTTCATGGATAAACTCAGAGGTTATCAGCCCACTAACTTTATCAACTTATATGGCGCAGGACCCATTACTGATTGATTTAATTGAACAAGATGAACTCGACGAAGCCAAGCTCAATAAGTTTTTAGAAGTATCGTCTCAAGCAGGTAAATTACGTGCATTTATCGCACTAGAAAAACACAATATCATGATGAACTCTGAGGGTTTAAGAATTAACTTTCAGCATCAAGACGCCGAGTGGTATCAACGGATCAAAAAAATTGATCAAAACTTTACTGCAGATATTGGCGATTCCGAAAATCCAACCCTGTACTATGACGTTAAAATCTTTAATGAACAGGGGCTATTTTGCGGCTTCACCGGTGTCGGTGTAGATTTAGACATCTTCGCTGAAAAGTTAACGGAATTTAAAAACCAATTTGGCTTTGAAGTGTATTTCGTTGACGAAGAAAGCAACATTACCCTTTCAACCAATAGCTTAATGAAAACAGAAAGCCACCACCGCCGTGACGAACTGATTAATATTGCTTCTATGCCTTGGTACAAGCGCTATGAAAAAAGCATGGTCGAAAAAGAAAACGAGTTTGACTACAGCTCCGGCGATAATATTTATACCGTGACCCACCTCGACATTGAGGAGTTAAGATGGAAAGTGTTCGTGGTTGCGCCATCAGCGACTGGCCAAAAAACTTTCTGGTTACTGCTAATGAGTCGTTTTGGGATATTTGTTTTAGTTGCCTTAATACTATACTTTGTCTTCTTTTCACTGTTGGAATTATTCAAAAAAGACGTTGTTGCCGACGCTAATTTAGATAACTTAACCGGATTACCTAACCGCTCGTATGTGCAATGGAAATTTAAAAACTTATTGAGCGAGTATAGTGAGCTTGCTGTTGTGGTAACCGATATTGATCACTTCAAAGCGATTAACGACACCCATGGCCATATCGTGGGCGATAAAATTTTAAAACGCGTGGCTAAATTATTAAGCACGGACCTGCGCACTAAGGACATAGCGGCTCGTTGGGGTGGCGAAGAGTTTGTTTTAATTTTCCCCGAAACCTCGTTGCAACAAGCTGCAGATATTTGTCAACGCTTGCGCGCTTGTGTTGAAAGCACTGAGTTTTATGGTAAGGATAACCAGCAACCGATACGCGTCACCATGAGTTTTGGTGTTAGTGTTGAAAAGACCGAAAACCTGCAATTCAAACACTTTATTGAAAACGCCGACAAAGCTGTCTATCAAGCCAAAGCAAACGGGCGTAATCGCGTAGAGATATCTGAATAG
- a CDS encoding PEP-CTERM sorting domain-containing protein encodes MKKFILATLLMLASTTASASIILSEVDDNAYITVGGYDIAWASPVNFWDVNLSHQAQYGWQAMTLAVYNEIGGLDAVDFAGDGYNAIWNPNLNYYVDPVTGATAFTGGYVGFDSIAVASPWFSNNYEHIDYGQAVGGNAWAGADFDGPSCPNSCNESLVFRVSSVSVPEPSSLAILGLGLVGLVARRKKQS; translated from the coding sequence ATGAAAAAATTTATTTTAGCTACTTTGCTGATGTTAGCCTCTACCACAGCAAGTGCGAGTATCATTTTAAGTGAAGTAGACGATAATGCTTACATCACTGTTGGTGGCTACGATATTGCTTGGGCTTCTCCTGTTAATTTCTGGGATGTTAACTTGTCTCATCAAGCACAATACGGTTGGCAGGCAATGACGCTTGCTGTTTATAATGAAATTGGTGGCTTAGATGCCGTTGATTTTGCAGGCGATGGCTACAATGCTATTTGGAATCCCAACCTTAACTATTATGTTGACCCTGTAACTGGTGCAACAGCCTTTACAGGTGGCTATGTCGGTTTTGATTCAATCGCAGTTGCATCACCTTGGTTCTCTAACAATTACGAGCACATTGACTACGGCCAAGCTGTTGGTGGTAATGCATGGGCAGGGGCAGATTTTGATGGCCCGAGCTGTCCTAATTCATGTAACGAGTCACTTGTATTTAGAGTATCTTCAGTATCCGTGCCAGAGCCAAGCTCTCTCGCCATTTTAGGCTTGGGGTTAGTAGGTTTAGTTGCTCGTCGCAAAAAACAAAGCTAA
- the mutH gene encoding DNA mismatch repair endonuclease MutH, whose product MKPKAKAPKSEQELLERAQQLAGLSLGDIANAADIAVPSNLRKEKGWIGLLLEHVLGATAGTQAKPDFDQLGIELKTIPIDFTGKPLETTFVSVAPLVGLVGASWQNSHIREKLARVLWVPIVSERALMIKDRIVATPFIWSPNEQEEQLLANDWQELTDMIVLGEVEKISGKYGQVLQLRPKAANSQAKTKAFDKHGNVFMTLPRGFYLKTQFTHKLIEQHLRTR is encoded by the coding sequence ATGAAACCAAAGGCTAAAGCGCCAAAATCAGAACAAGAGTTACTCGAAAGAGCGCAACAATTAGCCGGTTTAAGCCTAGGTGATATTGCCAACGCCGCAGACATCGCTGTACCGTCAAATTTGCGCAAAGAAAAAGGCTGGATCGGTTTGTTATTAGAGCATGTACTTGGCGCTACAGCAGGCACCCAAGCCAAGCCTGACTTTGATCAATTAGGCATCGAGCTCAAAACCATTCCAATTGACTTTACCGGCAAACCACTCGAAACGACCTTTGTCAGTGTTGCTCCGCTTGTCGGTTTAGTTGGCGCTTCTTGGCAAAACAGCCATATTCGAGAGAAACTTGCTCGGGTTTTATGGGTGCCAATTGTGAGTGAACGAGCGCTGATGATCAAAGATCGGATTGTTGCTACACCGTTTATTTGGTCACCTAATGAGCAAGAAGAGCAACTCCTCGCCAATGACTGGCAAGAACTCACTGATATGATAGTACTAGGTGAAGTAGAGAAAATATCTGGCAAATATGGCCAAGTATTACAGTTACGGCCTAAGGCCGCGAACAGCCAAGCAAAAACCAAAGCATTTGATAAGCACGGCAATGTTTTTATGACCTTGCCTCGCGGATTTTACTTAAAAACCCAATTTACCCACAAACTCATTGAGCAACATCTGAGAACTCGCTAA